A window of Ascaphus truei isolate aAscTru1 chromosome 16, aAscTru1.hap1, whole genome shotgun sequence contains these coding sequences:
- the LOC142467480 gene encoding pinopsin-like isoform X3, which yields MVPDLNWSNGTSVFNLSQGEAKGSPAPVAGLSRTAHSLVAVCLGCILVLGSLHNSLVVLIFVKFKAIRTPINMVLLNISASDLLVCIFGTPFSFAASVSGRWLFGHQCCKWYGFSNSLFGIVSLVSLSILSYERYITVRKGTKADMSNYRDAWIGILVSWSYSLLWTMPPLFGWSSYGPESSGTTCSVLWHVCRINLTAAQKREHRILFMVVCMVTCYLLCWMPYGLVSLMATFGKPGLITPTISIIPSILAKTSTFLNPLIYFFMNKQFYRCFVALLKGQPDPHDSDIVFNSRQSKELHIGATCQPENSIFHSQGKEMRKDTRSSNQERLSLTLVAHYRK from the exons ATGGTGCCTGATCTGAATTGGAGCAATGGTACCTCCGTGTTTAACCTCAGCCAAGGGGAAGCTAAGGGGTCTCCTGCACCAGTGGCTGGGCTGAGCAGGACAGCCCATAGCCTGGTTGCTGTCTGCCTTGGTTGCATTCTGGTCCTGGGATCTTTGCACAACTCCCTGGTCGTGTTGATCTTTGTTAAGTTTAAAGCCATCAGGACACCTATCAACATGGTCCTGCTGAACATCAGTGCGAGTGACCTTCTGGTGTGTATCTTCGGGACGCCCTTCAGCTTTGCAGCCAGTGTGTCCGGGAGGTGGCTGTTTGGACACCAGTGCTGTAAGTGGTATGGATTCTCCAACTCTTTATTTG GTATCGTCTCCCTGGTTTCCCTGTCCATATTATCCTACGAGCGCTACATCACAGTGCGGAAAGGTACCAAAGCGGATATGTCCAACTACAGAGACGCCTGGATTGGTATTTTAGTATCCTGGAGCTACTCTCTGCTCTGGACGATGCCACCTCTCTTTGGCTGGAGCAGTTACGGTCCTGAAAGCTCGGGGACCACGTGTTCAGTTCTGTGGCAC GTCTGTAGGATTAACCTGACCGCAGCTCAGAAAAGGGAACACCGCATACTGTTTATGGTGGTCTGCATGGTTACCTGTTACCTCCTGTGCTGGATGCCATATGGCTTGGTCTCTTTGATGGCAACGTTTGGCAAACCTGGGCTAATCACTCCAACGATAAGCATTATCCCGTCCATTTTGGCCAAGACCAGCACATTTCTTAAtcctcttatttatttttttatgaacaAGCAG TTTTACAGGTGTTTTGTTGCACTACTAAAAGGCCAGCCTGATCCCCACGACAGTGATATCGTTTTTAATTCAAGACAAAGCAAAGAGCTTCACATTGGGGCAACGTGCCAGCCTGAAAACAGCATCTTCCATTCACAGGGGAAAGAGATGAGAAAGGATACAAGGTCTTCAAACCAagagagattgtctttgactcttgTGGCTCATTACAGAAAGTAG
- the LOC142467480 gene encoding pinopsin-like isoform X2, translating to MVPDLNWSNGTSVFNLSQGEAKGSPAPVAGLSRTAHSLVAVCLGCILVLGSLHNSLVVLIFVKFKAIRTPINMVLLNISASDLLVCIFGTPFSFAASVSGRWLFGHQCCKWYGFSNSLFGIVSLVSLSILSYERYITVRKGTKADMSNYRDAWIGILVSWSYSLLWTMPPLFGWSSYGPESSGTTCSVLWHVRSTNNVSYIVCLFLFCLVLPLLVMIFCYVQIVKEIRRVCRINLTAAQKREHRILFMVVCMVTCYLLCWMPYGLVSLMATFGKPGLITPTISIIPSILAKTSTFLNPLIYFFMNKQFYRCFVALLKGQPDPHDSDIVFNSRQSKELHIGATCQPENSIFHSQGKEMRKDTRSSNQERLSLTLVAHYRK from the exons ATGGTGCCTGATCTGAATTGGAGCAATGGTACCTCCGTGTTTAACCTCAGCCAAGGGGAAGCTAAGGGGTCTCCTGCACCAGTGGCTGGGCTGAGCAGGACAGCCCATAGCCTGGTTGCTGTCTGCCTTGGTTGCATTCTGGTCCTGGGATCTTTGCACAACTCCCTGGTCGTGTTGATCTTTGTTAAGTTTAAAGCCATCAGGACACCTATCAACATGGTCCTGCTGAACATCAGTGCGAGTGACCTTCTGGTGTGTATCTTCGGGACGCCCTTCAGCTTTGCAGCCAGTGTGTCCGGGAGGTGGCTGTTTGGACACCAGTGCTGTAAGTGGTATGGATTCTCCAACTCTTTATTTG GTATCGTCTCCCTGGTTTCCCTGTCCATATTATCCTACGAGCGCTACATCACAGTGCGGAAAGGTACCAAAGCGGATATGTCCAACTACAGAGACGCCTGGATTGGTATTTTAGTATCCTGGAGCTACTCTCTGCTCTGGACGATGCCACCTCTCTTTGGCTGGAGCAGTTACGGTCCTGAAAGCTCGGGGACCACGTGTTCAGTTCTGTGGCACGTAAGGTCCACAAACAACGTATCCTACATTGTGTGCCTCTTCCTGTTCTGCCTTGTCTTGCCTCTGCTCGTCATGATCTTTTGCTATGTACAAATAGTCAAAGAAATCCGACGG GTCTGTAGGATTAACCTGACCGCAGCTCAGAAAAGGGAACACCGCATACTGTTTATGGTGGTCTGCATGGTTACCTGTTACCTCCTGTGCTGGATGCCATATGGCTTGGTCTCTTTGATGGCAACGTTTGGCAAACCTGGGCTAATCACTCCAACGATAAGCATTATCCCGTCCATTTTGGCCAAGACCAGCACATTTCTTAAtcctcttatttatttttttatgaacaAGCAG TTTTACAGGTGTTTTGTTGCACTACTAAAAGGCCAGCCTGATCCCCACGACAGTGATATCGTTTTTAATTCAAGACAAAGCAAAGAGCTTCACATTGGGGCAACGTGCCAGCCTGAAAACAGCATCTTCCATTCACAGGGGAAAGAGATGAGAAAGGATACAAGGTCTTCAAACCAagagagattgtctttgactcttgTGGCTCATTACAGAAAGTAG
- the LOC142467480 gene encoding pinopsin-like isoform X1, whose protein sequence is MVPDLNWSNGTSVFNLSQGEAKGSPAPVAGLSRTAHSLVAVCLGCILVLGSLHNSLVVLIFVKFKAIRTPINMVLLNISASDLLVCIFGTPFSFAASVSGRWLFGHQCCKWYGFSNSLFGIVSLVSLSILSYERYITVRKGTKADMSNYRDAWIGILVSWSYSLLWTMPPLFGWSSYGPESSGTTCSVLWHVRSTNNVSYIVCLFLFCLVLPLLVMIFCYVQIVKEIRRQVCRINLTAAQKREHRILFMVVCMVTCYLLCWMPYGLVSLMATFGKPGLITPTISIIPSILAKTSTFLNPLIYFFMNKQFYRCFVALLKGQPDPHDSDIVFNSRQSKELHIGATCQPENSIFHSQGKEMRKDTRSSNQERLSLTLVAHYRK, encoded by the exons ATGGTGCCTGATCTGAATTGGAGCAATGGTACCTCCGTGTTTAACCTCAGCCAAGGGGAAGCTAAGGGGTCTCCTGCACCAGTGGCTGGGCTGAGCAGGACAGCCCATAGCCTGGTTGCTGTCTGCCTTGGTTGCATTCTGGTCCTGGGATCTTTGCACAACTCCCTGGTCGTGTTGATCTTTGTTAAGTTTAAAGCCATCAGGACACCTATCAACATGGTCCTGCTGAACATCAGTGCGAGTGACCTTCTGGTGTGTATCTTCGGGACGCCCTTCAGCTTTGCAGCCAGTGTGTCCGGGAGGTGGCTGTTTGGACACCAGTGCTGTAAGTGGTATGGATTCTCCAACTCTTTATTTG GTATCGTCTCCCTGGTTTCCCTGTCCATATTATCCTACGAGCGCTACATCACAGTGCGGAAAGGTACCAAAGCGGATATGTCCAACTACAGAGACGCCTGGATTGGTATTTTAGTATCCTGGAGCTACTCTCTGCTCTGGACGATGCCACCTCTCTTTGGCTGGAGCAGTTACGGTCCTGAAAGCTCGGGGACCACGTGTTCAGTTCTGTGGCACGTAAGGTCCACAAACAACGTATCCTACATTGTGTGCCTCTTCCTGTTCTGCCTTGTCTTGCCTCTGCTCGTCATGATCTTTTGCTATGTACAAATAGTCAAAGAAATCCGACGG CAGGTCTGTAGGATTAACCTGACCGCAGCTCAGAAAAGGGAACACCGCATACTGTTTATGGTGGTCTGCATGGTTACCTGTTACCTCCTGTGCTGGATGCCATATGGCTTGGTCTCTTTGATGGCAACGTTTGGCAAACCTGGGCTAATCACTCCAACGATAAGCATTATCCCGTCCATTTTGGCCAAGACCAGCACATTTCTTAAtcctcttatttatttttttatgaacaAGCAG TTTTACAGGTGTTTTGTTGCACTACTAAAAGGCCAGCCTGATCCCCACGACAGTGATATCGTTTTTAATTCAAGACAAAGCAAAGAGCTTCACATTGGGGCAACGTGCCAGCCTGAAAACAGCATCTTCCATTCACAGGGGAAAGAGATGAGAAAGGATACAAGGTCTTCAAACCAagagagattgtctttgactcttgTGGCTCATTACAGAAAGTAG